A genomic stretch from Alosa sapidissima isolate fAloSap1 chromosome 3, fAloSap1.pri, whole genome shotgun sequence includes:
- the vapb gene encoding vesicle-associated membrane protein-associated protein B/C translates to MARQEQILLLDPPHELKFRGPFTDVVTANLKLANPTDRNVCFKVKTTAPRRYCVRPNSGVIDAGTSINVSVMLQPFDYDPNEKSKHKFMVQSMMAPPDMGDMEGVWKEAKPEELMDSKLRCMFEMPSDSDKTHEGDSNKILSSSLLKSESSLPKSASASLDDGEVKKIMDECKRLQLEVQRLREENRQFRDDDGLRRRKNVAASAPMSAPGSGTALREEGLTTRVLAFCVLFFVIGVIIGKLAL, encoded by the exons ATGGCCAGGCAAGAACAGATCCTGCTGCTAGACCCACCACATGAGCTCAAATTTAGAG GTCCATTCACAGATGTTGTCACTGCAAACCTAAAGCTTGCAAACCCCACAGACCGGAATGTGTGTTTTAAGGTGAAGACCACTGCACCACGGCGCTACTGTGTGCGGCCAAACAGTGGTGTCATTGATGCTGGGACCTCCATCAATGTATCTG ttatgcTCCAGCCCTTTGATTATGACCCCAATGAGAAAAGCAAACATAAGTTCATGGTGCAGTCAATGATGGCGCCTCCAGACATGGGAGACATGGAGGGAGTG TGGAAAGAGGCGAAACCGGAGGAGCTGATGGACTCTAAGCTGAGATGTATGTTTGAAATGCCCTCGGACAGCGATAAGACT CATGAAGGCGACAGCAACAAGATCCTGTCCTCCTCCTTGCTGAAATCGGAATCCTCCCTGCCGAAGTCCGCCAGTGCCTCGCTGGACGATGGGGAAGTGAAGAAGATCATGGACGAGTGCAAGCGGCTTCAGCTGGAGGTGCAGAGGCTCCGTGAGGAGAACCGACAGTTCCGG GACGACGACGggctgagaaggaggaagaATGTGGCTGCCTCTGCCCCCATGTCTGCCCCGGGGTCGGGCACTGCTCTGAGGGAGGAAGGGCTCACCACCCGTGTGCTGGCGTTCTGTGTTCTCT